A portion of the Hydractinia symbiolongicarpus strain clone_291-10 chromosome 10, HSymV2.1, whole genome shotgun sequence genome contains these proteins:
- the LOC130612204 gene encoding atrial natriuretic peptide receptor 1-like isoform X3, whose product MFIYTLLSMLFCRIISTQCENYTISLLYPFTDHFSLGFIHYASSFVMAVEYANNHSYENNNNITLLYTIDDTNNNGPPNRPRSVRELESLRIITRRSLENYDAFVGPGLKTCGYQGRLAVAYNKPLIGYICNEASLSDKQIFPTFARTASPDSYVYLPLIAVLEKYNWKRLAVISGNEDSSPRTNVTRKKLVSDLKRRGYTVSFNEPFSKNVSTNNNDNFFRRLKQSARIVVFLNDNFAENYFVFEAYVHNMSNGDYVFLLVDTTSIVTFDPNSTVQVDDNIPAYWGNIVNQILTHYRLTPTWKLVGVIETIKRSFWIASWVTDQKRYHLFEREVSERKKELFNCTDGILSPCVGSHLPNEAAYLYNAVVVYYKSLLETKLKNENTRDGKVVMNNAKGISFQSVTGFDVQINDQLDAMFNMTMLSLQEVETPLSPAGKIMEWMPFGSFMSTPTKDDKYAHVLKTTAKVTNWDNFPPPDTPKCGFQGELCIKPTPKPDTQNYEAAIIAGCIIGLLLVGAMYGGIYIYRQRLILANMSWKIDGNEIMMAPSAINSSRLSINTIVKNEEDDGFGTQIFTKIAYYKSQLVSVKTLTNVRIVLTRTVLTELRDMLDLSHENVNPFLGMALQSNQCLVIFQYCPKGSLQDVLANDDIKLDNMFLTSFVRDIVKGMQYLHSSPLKSFGRLKSSNCIVDSRWLIKITDFGTSFLRTGLNPLQECDVNSFYSSLLWTAPELLRMNNPPSIGTQKGDVYSFGIILQEIITRSEPYSMHELEAVDIIQTLKERSNPPFRPSVQQYRSRLSSVGEKNDDRELYNLMVMCYAEEPTVRPSFNEIKKFIKKISTGKETNVFEHMVKMLEKYSNNLENVVEERTKLLIEEKKKTDDLIYRLLPSFVAEQLKQNNAVEAERYDESTIYFSDIVGFTTISGMSTPMQVETIGDAYMVVSGVPIRNGHMHAVEIADLSLHLLKAVDEQFIIRHMPKAKLQIRIGVHSGPVAAGVVGTAMPRYCLFGDTVNKASRMESNGEELRIHISAETKGFLDTHGHYNIVPREGKVHLKNVGLVQTYWLLEKRSISQFIGKKTAKVSPLAPLMRHGSPLLDKAPSKLNVLRRGSNWLSRNSIAF is encoded by the exons atgtttatatacacTCTGCTTTCCATGCTGTTCTGCAGAATAATCAGCACACAATGCGAGAATTACACTATATCACTTTTATATCCTTTCACAGACCATTTTTCGTTAGGGTTCATACATTATGCCAGCTCATTTGTGATGGCCGTCGAATATGCGAACAATCATTCATATGAGAACAATAATAATATTACATTGTTGTATACGATAGACGATACAAATAACAATGGTCCACCTAATAGACCTCGGAGTGTAAGAGAGCTAGAAAGTTTAAGGATAATAACAAGAAGGTCTTTAGAAAACTACGACGCTTTTGTTGGTCCTGGTTTAAAAACATGTGGGTATCAAGGTAGACTTGCTGTGGCGTATAATAAACCGCTTATTGGTTAC aTATGTAATGAAGCCAGTTTATCAGATAAACAAATTTTCCCAACCTTTGCTAGAACGGCTTCACCTGACTCTTATGTGTATTTGCCACTAATAGCAGTTTTGGAAAAATACAATTGGAAAAGACTAGCTGTTATCAGTGGAAACGAAGACAGTTCACCTCGAACAAATGTTACACGAAAGAAACTAGTCAGTGATTTGAAAAGGAGAGGATATACGGTTTCCTTTAATGAACCATTTAGCAAAAATGTATCTACAAATAACAATGATAACTTCTTTAGGAGATTGAAACAGTCTGCTCGCA TTGTTGTCTTCTTAAACGATAATTTTGCTGAAAACTACTTCGTCTTTGAGGCTTACGTCCATAATATGTCTAATGGCGAttacgtttttcttcttgtcGACACGACATCAATTGTAACCTTCGATCCTAATTCAACAGTACAAGTCGATGACAACATACCAGCATATTGGGGAAATATCGTCAACCAGATCTTAACACATTACCGTCTAACTCCAACGTGGAAGTTGGTTGGAGTAATTGAAACCATAAAACGCTCATTTTGGATTGCATCATGGGTTACTGACCAAAAAAGATACCATTTATTTGAACGTGAAGTGTCAGAGAGAAAAAAAGAGTTGTTTAATTGCACGGATGGTATATTAAGTCCATGTGTGGGCTCGCAT TTACCAAACGAGGCTGCCTACCTCTACAACGCTGTTGTAGTTTACTACAAATCTTTGTTGGAAACCaaactgaaaaatgaaaacacaagagATGGTAAAGTTGTAATGAATAATGCAAAAGGAATATCATTTCAAA GTGTTACTGGATTTGATGTGCAAATCAATGACCAACTGGACGCCATGTTTAATATGACAATGTTGTCATTGCAGGAAGTGGAAACACCATTGTCACCTGCTGGGAAGATAATGG AATGGATGCCTTTTGGCTCGTTTATGTCAACTCCAACAAAAGATGACAAATACGCGCACGTGTTAAAAACAACAGCCAAAGTAACCAATTGGGATAACTTTCCCCCTCCTGATACTCCGAAATGTGGCTTTCAAGGAGAACTGTGTATTAAGCCGACACCAAAGCCAGACACACAGAACT ATGAGGCAGCTATCATCGCAGGTTGCATTATTGGTCTGTTGTTAGTTGGTGCTATGTATGGAGGGATATATATTTACAG ACAACGGTTAATTCTTGCTAATATGAGTTGGAAAATTGATGGCAATGAAATAATGATGGCACCTTCAGCTATTAATAGTTCGAGATTATCTATAAACACTATAGTGAAGAATGAGGAG gATGATGGATTTGGTACGCAGATATTCACCAAAATAGCCTACTACAAG tcgCAATTGGTTTCTGTTAAGACGTTAACTAACGTTCGAATTGTGTTGACTCGAACCGTGCTAACCGAATTACGAGAC ATGCTTGATTTGAGTCACGAGAATGTCAATCCTTTTCTTGGTATGGCTCTTCAATCAAACCAATGTCTAGTCATCTTTCAGTACTGTCCGAAGGGAAGCTTGCAG GATGTTTTAGCAAATGATGACATAAAGTTAGACAACATGTTTCTGACATCATTTGTTCGTGACATTGTAAAG GGAATGCAGTATCTGCACAGTTCTCCATTGAAATCATTTGGTAGATTGAAATCTTCCAACTGCATCGTCGATAGTAGGTGGTTGATAAAAATTACAGATTTTGGAACATCATTCTTGAGAACTGGTTTAAACCCATTGCAAGAGTGCGACGTCAATTCCTTCTATTCTA GTCTTCTTTGGACGGCGCCGGAGCTTCTTCGCATGAACAATCCTCCATCTATTGGAACACAGAAGGGAGATGTTTATAGTTTTGGTATCATCTTACAAGAAATAATAACCAGGAGTGAACCTTATTCAATGCATGAGTTGGAAGCAGTAG ATATCATTCAGACATTAAAAGAAAGGTCAAACCCGCCATTTAGGCCTTCAGTGCAACAATACAGATCTAGATTGAGCAGCGTAGGAGAGAAAAATGATGATAGAGAACTATACAATCTAATGGTCATGTGTTATGCAGAAGAACCTACTGTGAGACCATCTttcaatgaaataaagaaattcatcaaaaaaatttcgaCTGGCAA AGAAACAAATGTGTTTGAACACATGGTGAAAATGCTGGAAAAATACAGTAATAATTTAGAAAACGTTGTAGAAGAAAGAACGAAACTGCTgattgaagaaaagaaaaaaactgatGACCTAATATACAGACTACTGCCAAG CTTCGTTGCTGAACAGCTGAAGCAAAACAACGCAGTAGAGGCCGAGCGTTACGACGAGTCCACTATCTACTTCAGTGATATTGTCGGTTTTACAACTATCTCTGGGATGTCTACACCCATGCAG GTTGAAACAATTGGTGATGCATACATGGTTGTTTCGGGCGTCCCGATTCGCAATGGACACATGCACGCTGTTGAAATAGCCGATCTGTCTTTGCATCTCCTTAAAGCTGTTGATGAACAGTTTATAATTCGACATATGCCTAAGGCTAAACTGCAAATACGAATTGGAGTCCATTCGG GTCCTGTTGCAGCTGGAGTAGTTGGCACAGCAATGCCGCGATACTGTCTATTTGGTGATACAGTCAATAAAGCCTCTAGAATGGAATCAAACGGAGAAG AGCTTAGAATCCATATCAGTGCTGAGACAAAAGGATTTCTTGACACACATGGACATTACAACATTGTCCCTAGGGAGGGTAAAGTACATCTCAAG AATGTTGGACTTGTTCAAACATACTGGCTTTtggaaaaaagaagtattaGTCAATTTATTGGAAAAAAGACGGCCAAGGTGTCACCGCTAGCTCCTTTGATGAGACATGGGTCGCCTCTTCTGGACAAAGCTCCGTCAAAGTTAAATGTTCTAAGAAGAGGTAGCAATTGGTTAAGCAGAAACAGTATtgctttttaa
- the LOC130612204 gene encoding speract receptor-like isoform X4, with product MFIYTLLSMLFCRIISTQCENYTISLLYPFTDHFSLGFIHYASSFVMAVEYANNHSYENNNNITLLYTIDDTNNNGPPNRPRSVRELESLRIITRRSLENYDAFVGPGLKTCGYQGRLAVAYNKPLIGYICNEASLSDKQIFPTFARTASPDSYVYLPLIAVLEKYNWKRLAVISGNEDSSPRTNVTRKKLVSDLKRRGYTVSFNEPFSKNVSTNNNDNFFRRLKQSARIVVFLNDNFAENYFVFEAYVHNMSNGDYVFLLVDTTSIVTFDPNSTVQVDDNIPAYWGNIVNQILTHYRLTPTWKLVGVIETIKRSFWIASWVTDQKRYHLFEREVSERKKELFNCTDGILSPCVGSHLPNEAAYLYNAVVVYYKSLLETKLKNENTRDGKVVMNNAKGISFQSVTGFDVQINDQLDAMFNMTMLSLQEVETPLSPAGKIMEWMPFGSFMSTPTKDDKYAHVLKTTAKVTNWDNFPPPDTPKCGFQGELCIKPTPKPDTQNYEAAIIAGCIIGLLLVGAMYGGIYIYRQRLILANMSWKIDGNEIMMAPSAINSSRLSINTIVKNEEDDGFGTQIFTKIAYYKSQLVSVKTLTNVRIVLTRTVLTELRDMLDLSHENVNPFLGMALQSNQCLVIFQYCPKGSLQDVLANDDIKLDNMFLTSFVRDIVKGMQYLHSSPLKSFGRLKSSNCIVDSRWLIKITDFGTSFLRTGLNPLQECDVNSFYSSLLWTAPELLRMNNPPSIGTQKGDVYSFGIILQEIITRSEPYSMHELEAVDIIQTLKERSNPPFRPSVQQYRSRLSSVGEKNDDRELYNLMVMCYAEEPTVRPSFNEIKKFIKKISTGKETNVFEHMVKMLEKYSNNLENVVEERTKLLIEEKKKTDDLIYRLLPSFVAEQLKQNNAVEAERYDESTIYFSDIVGFTTISGMSTPMQVVDLLNDLYTLFDAIIKNYDVYKVETIGDAYMVVSGVPIRNGHMHAVEIADLSLHLLKAVDEQFIIRHMPKAKLQIRIGVHSGPVAAGVVGTAMPRYCLFGDTVNKASRMESNGEGKSIA from the exons atgtttatatacacTCTGCTTTCCATGCTGTTCTGCAGAATAATCAGCACACAATGCGAGAATTACACTATATCACTTTTATATCCTTTCACAGACCATTTTTCGTTAGGGTTCATACATTATGCCAGCTCATTTGTGATGGCCGTCGAATATGCGAACAATCATTCATATGAGAACAATAATAATATTACATTGTTGTATACGATAGACGATACAAATAACAATGGTCCACCTAATAGACCTCGGAGTGTAAGAGAGCTAGAAAGTTTAAGGATAATAACAAGAAGGTCTTTAGAAAACTACGACGCTTTTGTTGGTCCTGGTTTAAAAACATGTGGGTATCAAGGTAGACTTGCTGTGGCGTATAATAAACCGCTTATTGGTTAC aTATGTAATGAAGCCAGTTTATCAGATAAACAAATTTTCCCAACCTTTGCTAGAACGGCTTCACCTGACTCTTATGTGTATTTGCCACTAATAGCAGTTTTGGAAAAATACAATTGGAAAAGACTAGCTGTTATCAGTGGAAACGAAGACAGTTCACCTCGAACAAATGTTACACGAAAGAAACTAGTCAGTGATTTGAAAAGGAGAGGATATACGGTTTCCTTTAATGAACCATTTAGCAAAAATGTATCTACAAATAACAATGATAACTTCTTTAGGAGATTGAAACAGTCTGCTCGCA TTGTTGTCTTCTTAAACGATAATTTTGCTGAAAACTACTTCGTCTTTGAGGCTTACGTCCATAATATGTCTAATGGCGAttacgtttttcttcttgtcGACACGACATCAATTGTAACCTTCGATCCTAATTCAACAGTACAAGTCGATGACAACATACCAGCATATTGGGGAAATATCGTCAACCAGATCTTAACACATTACCGTCTAACTCCAACGTGGAAGTTGGTTGGAGTAATTGAAACCATAAAACGCTCATTTTGGATTGCATCATGGGTTACTGACCAAAAAAGATACCATTTATTTGAACGTGAAGTGTCAGAGAGAAAAAAAGAGTTGTTTAATTGCACGGATGGTATATTAAGTCCATGTGTGGGCTCGCAT TTACCAAACGAGGCTGCCTACCTCTACAACGCTGTTGTAGTTTACTACAAATCTTTGTTGGAAACCaaactgaaaaatgaaaacacaagagATGGTAAAGTTGTAATGAATAATGCAAAAGGAATATCATTTCAAA GTGTTACTGGATTTGATGTGCAAATCAATGACCAACTGGACGCCATGTTTAATATGACAATGTTGTCATTGCAGGAAGTGGAAACACCATTGTCACCTGCTGGGAAGATAATGG AATGGATGCCTTTTGGCTCGTTTATGTCAACTCCAACAAAAGATGACAAATACGCGCACGTGTTAAAAACAACAGCCAAAGTAACCAATTGGGATAACTTTCCCCCTCCTGATACTCCGAAATGTGGCTTTCAAGGAGAACTGTGTATTAAGCCGACACCAAAGCCAGACACACAGAACT ATGAGGCAGCTATCATCGCAGGTTGCATTATTGGTCTGTTGTTAGTTGGTGCTATGTATGGAGGGATATATATTTACAG ACAACGGTTAATTCTTGCTAATATGAGTTGGAAAATTGATGGCAATGAAATAATGATGGCACCTTCAGCTATTAATAGTTCGAGATTATCTATAAACACTATAGTGAAGAATGAGGAG gATGATGGATTTGGTACGCAGATATTCACCAAAATAGCCTACTACAAG tcgCAATTGGTTTCTGTTAAGACGTTAACTAACGTTCGAATTGTGTTGACTCGAACCGTGCTAACCGAATTACGAGAC ATGCTTGATTTGAGTCACGAGAATGTCAATCCTTTTCTTGGTATGGCTCTTCAATCAAACCAATGTCTAGTCATCTTTCAGTACTGTCCGAAGGGAAGCTTGCAG GATGTTTTAGCAAATGATGACATAAAGTTAGACAACATGTTTCTGACATCATTTGTTCGTGACATTGTAAAG GGAATGCAGTATCTGCACAGTTCTCCATTGAAATCATTTGGTAGATTGAAATCTTCCAACTGCATCGTCGATAGTAGGTGGTTGATAAAAATTACAGATTTTGGAACATCATTCTTGAGAACTGGTTTAAACCCATTGCAAGAGTGCGACGTCAATTCCTTCTATTCTA GTCTTCTTTGGACGGCGCCGGAGCTTCTTCGCATGAACAATCCTCCATCTATTGGAACACAGAAGGGAGATGTTTATAGTTTTGGTATCATCTTACAAGAAATAATAACCAGGAGTGAACCTTATTCAATGCATGAGTTGGAAGCAGTAG ATATCATTCAGACATTAAAAGAAAGGTCAAACCCGCCATTTAGGCCTTCAGTGCAACAATACAGATCTAGATTGAGCAGCGTAGGAGAGAAAAATGATGATAGAGAACTATACAATCTAATGGTCATGTGTTATGCAGAAGAACCTACTGTGAGACCATCTttcaatgaaataaagaaattcatcaaaaaaatttcgaCTGGCAA AGAAACAAATGTGTTTGAACACATGGTGAAAATGCTGGAAAAATACAGTAATAATTTAGAAAACGTTGTAGAAGAAAGAACGAAACTGCTgattgaagaaaagaaaaaaactgatGACCTAATATACAGACTACTGCCAAG CTTCGTTGCTGAACAGCTGAAGCAAAACAACGCAGTAGAGGCCGAGCGTTACGACGAGTCCACTATCTACTTCAGTGATATTGTCGGTTTTACAACTATCTCTGGGATGTCTACACCCATGCAG GTTGTTGATCTGCTGAATGATTTATACACATTATTTGATGCCATAATAAAGAACTATGACGTTTACAAG GTTGAAACAATTGGTGATGCATACATGGTTGTTTCGGGCGTCCCGATTCGCAATGGACACATGCACGCTGTTGAAATAGCCGATCTGTCTTTGCATCTCCTTAAAGCTGTTGATGAACAGTTTATAATTCGACATATGCCTAAGGCTAAACTGCAAATACGAATTGGAGTCCATTCGG GTCCTGTTGCAGCTGGAGTAGTTGGCACAGCAATGCCGCGATACTGTCTATTTGGTGATACAGTCAATAAAGCCTCTAGAATGGAATCAAACGGAGAAGGTAAAAGCAT AGCTTAG
- the LOC130612204 gene encoding atrial natriuretic peptide receptor 1-like isoform X2, which yields MFIYTLLSMLFCRIISTQCENYTISLLYPFTDHFSLGFIHYASSFVMAVEYANNHSYENNNNITLLYTIDDTNNNGPPNRPRSVRELESLRIITRRSLENYDAFVGPGLKTCGYQGRLAVAYNKPLIGYICNEASLSDKQIFPTFARTASPDSYVYLPLIAVLEKYNWKRLAVISGNEDSSPRTNVTRKKLVSDLKRRGYTVSFNEPFSKNVSTNNNDNFFRRLKQSARIVVFLNDNFAENYFVFEAYVHNMSNGDYVFLLVDTTSIVTFDPNSTVQVDDNIPAYWGNIVNQILTHYRLTPTWKLVGVIETIKRSFWIASWVTDQKRYHLFEREVSERKKELFNCTDGILSPCVGSHLPNEAAYLYNAVVVYYKSLLETKLKNENTRDGKVVMNNAKGISFQSVTGFDVQINDQLDAMFNMTMLSLQEVETPLSPAGKIMEWMPFGSFMSTPTKDDKYAHVLKTTAKVTNWDNFPPPDTPKCGFQGELCIKPTPKPDTQNYEAAIIAGCIIGLLLVGAMYGGIYIYRQRLILANMSWKIDGNEIMMAPSAINSSRLSINTIVKNEEDDGFGTQIFTKIAYYKSQLVSVKTLTNVRIVLTRTVLTELRDMLDLSHENVNPFLGMALQSNQCLVIFQYCPKGSLQDVLANDDIKLDNMFLTSFVRDIVKGMQYLHSSPLKSFGRLKSSNCIVDSRWLIKITDFGTSFLRTGLNPLQECDVNSFYSSLLWTAPELLRMNNPPSIGTQKGDVYSFGIILQEIITRSEPYSMHELEAVDIIQTLKERSNPPFRPSVQQYRSRLSSVGEKNDDRELYNLMVMCYAEEPTVRPSFNEIKKFIKKISTGKETNVFEHMVKMLEKYSNNLENVVEERTKLLIEEKKKTDDLIYRLLPSFVAEQLKQNNAVEAERYDESTIYFSDIVGFTTISGMSTPMQVVDLLNDLYTLFDAIIKNYDVYKVETIGDAYMVVSGVPIRNGHMHAVEIADLSLHLLKAVDEQFIIRHMPKAKLQIRIGVHSGPVAAGVVGTAMPRYCLFGDTVNKASRMESNGEELRIHISAETKGFLDTHGHYNIVPREGKVHLKNVGLVQTYWLLEKRSISQFIGKKTAKVSPLAPLMRHGSPLLDKAPSKLNVLRRVGEK from the exons atgtttatatacacTCTGCTTTCCATGCTGTTCTGCAGAATAATCAGCACACAATGCGAGAATTACACTATATCACTTTTATATCCTTTCACAGACCATTTTTCGTTAGGGTTCATACATTATGCCAGCTCATTTGTGATGGCCGTCGAATATGCGAACAATCATTCATATGAGAACAATAATAATATTACATTGTTGTATACGATAGACGATACAAATAACAATGGTCCACCTAATAGACCTCGGAGTGTAAGAGAGCTAGAAAGTTTAAGGATAATAACAAGAAGGTCTTTAGAAAACTACGACGCTTTTGTTGGTCCTGGTTTAAAAACATGTGGGTATCAAGGTAGACTTGCTGTGGCGTATAATAAACCGCTTATTGGTTAC aTATGTAATGAAGCCAGTTTATCAGATAAACAAATTTTCCCAACCTTTGCTAGAACGGCTTCACCTGACTCTTATGTGTATTTGCCACTAATAGCAGTTTTGGAAAAATACAATTGGAAAAGACTAGCTGTTATCAGTGGAAACGAAGACAGTTCACCTCGAACAAATGTTACACGAAAGAAACTAGTCAGTGATTTGAAAAGGAGAGGATATACGGTTTCCTTTAATGAACCATTTAGCAAAAATGTATCTACAAATAACAATGATAACTTCTTTAGGAGATTGAAACAGTCTGCTCGCA TTGTTGTCTTCTTAAACGATAATTTTGCTGAAAACTACTTCGTCTTTGAGGCTTACGTCCATAATATGTCTAATGGCGAttacgtttttcttcttgtcGACACGACATCAATTGTAACCTTCGATCCTAATTCAACAGTACAAGTCGATGACAACATACCAGCATATTGGGGAAATATCGTCAACCAGATCTTAACACATTACCGTCTAACTCCAACGTGGAAGTTGGTTGGAGTAATTGAAACCATAAAACGCTCATTTTGGATTGCATCATGGGTTACTGACCAAAAAAGATACCATTTATTTGAACGTGAAGTGTCAGAGAGAAAAAAAGAGTTGTTTAATTGCACGGATGGTATATTAAGTCCATGTGTGGGCTCGCAT TTACCAAACGAGGCTGCCTACCTCTACAACGCTGTTGTAGTTTACTACAAATCTTTGTTGGAAACCaaactgaaaaatgaaaacacaagagATGGTAAAGTTGTAATGAATAATGCAAAAGGAATATCATTTCAAA GTGTTACTGGATTTGATGTGCAAATCAATGACCAACTGGACGCCATGTTTAATATGACAATGTTGTCATTGCAGGAAGTGGAAACACCATTGTCACCTGCTGGGAAGATAATGG AATGGATGCCTTTTGGCTCGTTTATGTCAACTCCAACAAAAGATGACAAATACGCGCACGTGTTAAAAACAACAGCCAAAGTAACCAATTGGGATAACTTTCCCCCTCCTGATACTCCGAAATGTGGCTTTCAAGGAGAACTGTGTATTAAGCCGACACCAAAGCCAGACACACAGAACT ATGAGGCAGCTATCATCGCAGGTTGCATTATTGGTCTGTTGTTAGTTGGTGCTATGTATGGAGGGATATATATTTACAG ACAACGGTTAATTCTTGCTAATATGAGTTGGAAAATTGATGGCAATGAAATAATGATGGCACCTTCAGCTATTAATAGTTCGAGATTATCTATAAACACTATAGTGAAGAATGAGGAG gATGATGGATTTGGTACGCAGATATTCACCAAAATAGCCTACTACAAG tcgCAATTGGTTTCTGTTAAGACGTTAACTAACGTTCGAATTGTGTTGACTCGAACCGTGCTAACCGAATTACGAGAC ATGCTTGATTTGAGTCACGAGAATGTCAATCCTTTTCTTGGTATGGCTCTTCAATCAAACCAATGTCTAGTCATCTTTCAGTACTGTCCGAAGGGAAGCTTGCAG GATGTTTTAGCAAATGATGACATAAAGTTAGACAACATGTTTCTGACATCATTTGTTCGTGACATTGTAAAG GGAATGCAGTATCTGCACAGTTCTCCATTGAAATCATTTGGTAGATTGAAATCTTCCAACTGCATCGTCGATAGTAGGTGGTTGATAAAAATTACAGATTTTGGAACATCATTCTTGAGAACTGGTTTAAACCCATTGCAAGAGTGCGACGTCAATTCCTTCTATTCTA GTCTTCTTTGGACGGCGCCGGAGCTTCTTCGCATGAACAATCCTCCATCTATTGGAACACAGAAGGGAGATGTTTATAGTTTTGGTATCATCTTACAAGAAATAATAACCAGGAGTGAACCTTATTCAATGCATGAGTTGGAAGCAGTAG ATATCATTCAGACATTAAAAGAAAGGTCAAACCCGCCATTTAGGCCTTCAGTGCAACAATACAGATCTAGATTGAGCAGCGTAGGAGAGAAAAATGATGATAGAGAACTATACAATCTAATGGTCATGTGTTATGCAGAAGAACCTACTGTGAGACCATCTttcaatgaaataaagaaattcatcaaaaaaatttcgaCTGGCAA AGAAACAAATGTGTTTGAACACATGGTGAAAATGCTGGAAAAATACAGTAATAATTTAGAAAACGTTGTAGAAGAAAGAACGAAACTGCTgattgaagaaaagaaaaaaactgatGACCTAATATACAGACTACTGCCAAG CTTCGTTGCTGAACAGCTGAAGCAAAACAACGCAGTAGAGGCCGAGCGTTACGACGAGTCCACTATCTACTTCAGTGATATTGTCGGTTTTACAACTATCTCTGGGATGTCTACACCCATGCAG GTTGTTGATCTGCTGAATGATTTATACACATTATTTGATGCCATAATAAAGAACTATGACGTTTACAAG GTTGAAACAATTGGTGATGCATACATGGTTGTTTCGGGCGTCCCGATTCGCAATGGACACATGCACGCTGTTGAAATAGCCGATCTGTCTTTGCATCTCCTTAAAGCTGTTGATGAACAGTTTATAATTCGACATATGCCTAAGGCTAAACTGCAAATACGAATTGGAGTCCATTCGG GTCCTGTTGCAGCTGGAGTAGTTGGCACAGCAATGCCGCGATACTGTCTATTTGGTGATACAGTCAATAAAGCCTCTAGAATGGAATCAAACGGAGAAG AGCTTAGAATCCATATCAGTGCTGAGACAAAAGGATTTCTTGACACACATGGACATTACAACATTGTCCCTAGGGAGGGTAAAGTACATCTCAAG AATGTTGGACTTGTTCAAACATACTGGCTTTtggaaaaaagaagtattaGTCAATTTATTGGAAAAAAGACGGCCAAGGTGTCACCGCTAGCTCCTTTGATGAGACATGGGTCGCCTCTTCTGGACAAAGCTCCGTCAAAGTTAAATGTTCTAAGAAGAG ttgGTGAAAAATGA